The sequence TCGCAAAAGGCATTGGTCGTTTTCTGGCTTCTTACGGTGTGATCACGTGCGGCGATATTGATAAAATCCCGATCAGTATTTTGTCCAAACGTTTTGGAAATCTCGGACGACGTATTTGGTACATGTGCCAGGGAGCCGACCCCGAACCTTTACGCATGCACGTGGCTGATCCGAAATCTATTGGCCATGGCAAAGTCATTCCTCCTAATACCACTGATGAACGACTGATAAAAATGTATTTATTGCACATGAGTGAAAAAGTCGCTGCACGTTTGCGACGTAATCAGATGGCAGCGAGTCATTTCTTTATTGGGCTGCGGGGCATGCATTGGGATTGGATCGCGACCAAAGCAAAATTAGCCTATCCCTGTGCCGATGGTCGGTGTATTTATGATCTTTGCCAGCAATTTATGGAAGAGCATTGGCATGGTGAGCCTCTCTCACAAGTGCAAATCACTGCCCTGGATCCAAAACCTGACAGCCAACAGCTTGATCTTTTCATGCCTAACGATCGCGTGCGACGTAGTACTAATAAAGCAGTAGATAAGATTAACGAGCATTACGGAGAATTCACCATTGCTCCCGCTCGCTTGTTGGGCCGCTCTTCCATGCCCAACGTTATTTCTCCCGCTTGGAAGCCCTTTGGGCATCGCCAGTCGATTTGACTGTTTCGTTTATATATTATAATTTTGTATTTTTAAATAAGCTGTTAATAGCTATAATTATTATAAAAATATTTTGATATTTAAACCATAGTATTGTATTTTTCGAAATATTATGCTAATTTAGCTAAATTATAAAGATTATGGGGTGTATTTATGCGGAGCGATATAAAAGAATTATCTGATCTCGAATTTGATGCGGTAGATAAAATAGCAGATATGTTAGGGTCTGATTGGTCTCCCACAATAACCTTACGGATAGATAATCATAAGCGTCAATTTTCAACACCTTCTTTTATGCTTCAAGATGAAAAAGCGGGATTGATTGCCGTCCTTTTTAGGCAAGCAATTGAAGTAAATAACCCACTGCCAATGCAATTTTTGATTAATCAAGGAGATATAGTTAATAGTCCGCTCTGTGATATTTCCCGATTAGCAAGAACAATTAATACTCGAACGACATTAGATCAGGACCAGGATGGTAATTATCCTTTGCATTTAGCGGCACATTTGGGTCATGAAGAAGCGGTAGAGGTACTTGTAAATAACAGAGCAGAGCTAAACCTTCTCAATAGCCGTGGTAAAACTCCTGCACATATAGCTTTTCTTGAAAAAAAATTCCCCATACTAGAATATTTGGTTAATGCTGGTGCTGATGTCAATTTTGGAATGCAACATAATGGTTGGACATTGCTGCATTTGGCCAGTGAAAAAGGAAATACTAATTTAGTGCGCTTGCTCCTATCAAAAGAAGCAAAAGTAGACCAACTTACAAAAGGTGGTTGGACTGCCTTACTTGTGGCTTGTAGTAATGGGGCAGAAGGAGCTGTTGAATTATTACTCGCTTCGGGTGCTTCAGTAAAGAATATCACTCCAGAGAGAGGGGAGACAGCTTTACATCTAGCGGCACGATTGGATAATCCTAGGATCCTAACAATGCTCATTGCTGCCAATGCTGATCCTAATGCGCGTAACGAATTTGGGCAAACTCCGTTAATGTGCGCATGTAATCAAGTTCAAACTGGAAATGTTAGGGTTCTCTTAGATAAAGGTGCTGATCCCCGATTAACCACTAATAGTGGCGACACTGCTGCACATGAATTATTTCAAATAACGAGTGCTGGTGATAAATCTCAGTTAGAAATTTTAAAGCTTTTAGATGGTCATGGATCAGTAACATTATGTGAGCTTAACACGCGGGGAGACACACCGCTTCATAATGCTTGTTTTAGCGAAGGATATCCTGAAAGTGTACAATTTCTAATCGACAAAAATCCTAAGGGCGTTAATCAACTTAATAAGGAGGGCGATTCACCTCTTTGTGTAACAACAATGTGTGTTCATAGTCAAAGAAATTTACGTGTTGTAGAAGTATTATTGGCGAATGGAGCTAAACCTAATCGATATGGTCCTAAAACAGTATCAGCATTATTTAACGTTTGTAGACATGTTAATTGGGATGAGTGTACTGACTACTCAGCAGTACTTGCAATTGCAAGATTGCTAATTAGTAAAGGTGCTAATATCAATGAAAATATTTTGGGAATTAGGCGTAGTATCACACCGTTAGAAGAAGCCATAATCGCTGGAGCGGATGAAATGGTAGAATTACTTCTTGCTAGTGGTGCAACTGTTGATCCAGAAAATCTAACTAAAATTTATTATGCTATTGGTGATAGTTCGAGATATATCGTTCGAATTTTTGGAATGTTACTAGCAAAGCTTGATAATCTAGAGAATTGTGTTTCACAGATTAATTCTGTCCTCAAATTTTCTGGGCGTGACCGTAGTTATATGGAAGATCTAATATTAAATAAACAGAAACTGGATAATGCCCGTAGAGAATTTAAATCAAGTCTCGATTTTGCCATTGCCATCCAGGGTAAAGTACAAAATGGACCGTATGTTGGTCAGCCAACACGTGATCTAAGAGAAATATTACAAATCTACAGTAGAATGGATAAAACTAATTCAGACGATTATCGAATGCTAGTAAATCGCTGTGTTGAACTAAAGACAAAAAATCATCCACTGACAGTGGCTGCGATCAATTTAATGCGAGCATGGGAGGCACGTAATCAAAGACCTGATTATAAAAATCGTCAAATCTCTCTTCGATAAGGTGATTGAGACGACTATCGAAATCTGATGGATTCACTCCCGAATATGACGCCATTAGCAGCCGATCAAGGGTTGGGCTGGGAGTGCGAATATGTCGAAGTTACTCTTGGTAAGTACTACTACAGCGTATATGCTAGTTTGAAATAGAGGTAAATAAGAACAGAGAGGGACTGATTGATCATAGATTAATATGAATCTCTCGAAAGTACTAACAATTAAAGATGCGACTAAAGATGCGACGACATGGTCGAGGATATTATCGAATAGTTTCTTCTTTTCTTAAAGTCAGAATTTCATTACCAGTTTCAGTGACTAGAATCGTGTGTTCCCATTGAGCGGAGAGCTTGTGGTCTTTAGTGACGACGGTCCAGCCATCTGGGAGAATTTTGAGGTCGCGTTTGCCGGCGTTGATCATGGGTTCGATGGTGAAAATCATACCAGGTTCGATAATTTCGCCCGTTCCCGCTTTTCCGTAATGAAGAATTTGCGGGTCATCGTGAATCTTCGTTCCTACTCCATGGCCACAAAATTCCCGAACTACACTGAAACGGTTTTTTTCGGCGTGGGCTTGAATCGCTGCACCGATATCGCCTAGATGTACACCCGGTTTAACCAATTCAATGCCAAGATAAAGGCATTCTTGAGTGACTGTAACGAGTCGTTTCGCGAGTATAGAAGGTTCACCTAGAAAAAACATTTTGCTGGTATCGCCGTGATAGCCATCTTTACGAACGATGACATCAATGTTCAAAATATCGCCTTTTTTGAGTTCTCGAGGGCCAGGAATGCCATGGCAAATGACATGATTGAGTGATGTGCAGACGGATTTTGGAAAACCTTTATATCCCAGCGAAGCAGGGTAGGCGTCTTGCACATCGACGATATAATCGTGGCAAATTTTATCGAGTGCTTCGGTGGTAATTCCGGGGACGACATGGGGCGTGATCATTTCCAGGACTTCTGCAGCTAAGCGACCTGCAATACGCATTTTTTCGATTTCTGCCGGTGAATTAATGTGAATCGTCATATTTAATGCCATAAATGTTAAAAAAAGCCGCTAAACACCCAAAGAACGGATCTATCGATTGTTCTTCACTACAAACTATGTTATAAAGCTTCGGCGTTTTACGCAAATACTATTTATAGTGACTCAGAGAGTTGCTCTAAAAGTAAATACACACATCTTTCGACACGTTCTCTAGGGTGCTGAAGTAGACATTGTCCGCTTTGGTTAGAGAATGGGAGAGGTGGAGGCTTAACCCTACTAGAGGTATAACTATGTCTACTGTTTCTATGCGAGATCTTCTCGAAGCTGGCGTGCATTTTGGGCACCAAACCCGTTACTGGAACCCCAAAATGGCTCAATATATTTTTGGCGCACGTCTGAATGTTCACATCATCGATTTGGAAAAAACACTCCCCATGTTTAAAGAAGCACTGAATTTTGCTTCGAGTGTTGCATCTAAAAAAGGCAAGATTCTTTTTGTTGGTACTAAAGACGTTGCATCTGGAATTATTCGTGAACATGCATTACGTTCTGGCATGCCATTTGTTGACCATCGTTGGTTAGGTGGAATGCTTACCAATTACAAAACTATTCGACAATCAATTCGTCGACTCCGTGATCTCGAAAAATTAATGGAGAGTCCACGTTTTCAAGGATTTACGAAAAAAGAACGGCTTACATTGACTCGCGAAAAATCAAAACTTGATCAAAGTTTGGGTGGTATCAAAGATATGGGCGGATTGCCTGATGCTTTATTTATTGTTGATGTGGGCAATGAAAGCATCGCGATTGAAGAAGCTCGTAAATTAAGTATTCCTGTTATTGGTATTGTTGATACCAATAATTCTCCTGATTTTATCGATTATGTGATTCCAGGAAATGATGATTCTATTCGTTCAATTCAAGTTTATTGCAAACAATTAGCTGATGTCATTATCACTGCGCGTGAACGAATTGCAGCTTCAGAACCTAAACAAGCTGAAAAACCAAAACCTGAAGTGAAGAAGAAAGAAGAAGTTGGTACACGTAAAGTAGTGACTAAAAAACGTGAGGAAGCGCCTGCAGAGA is a genomic window of Gammaproteobacteria bacterium containing:
- the rpsB gene encoding 30S ribosomal protein S2; translated protein: MSTVSMRDLLEAGVHFGHQTRYWNPKMAQYIFGARLNVHIIDLEKTLPMFKEALNFASSVASKKGKILFVGTKDVASGIIREHALRSGMPFVDHRWLGGMLTNYKTIRQSIRRLRDLEKLMESPRFQGFTKKERLTLTREKSKLDQSLGGIKDMGGLPDALFIVDVGNESIAIEEARKLSIPVIGIVDTNNSPDFIDYVIPGNDDSIRSIQVYCKQLADVIITARERIAASEPKQAEKPKPEVKKKEEVGTRKVVTKKREEAPAEKPVVASEADKSGTADKEKATSAKKPAAKKTVIKDAASKTPATKITDVKTKVKSVDEKPSSTETVDTPTGE
- a CDS encoding ankyrin repeat domain-containing protein — its product is MRSDIKELSDLEFDAVDKIADMLGSDWSPTITLRIDNHKRQFSTPSFMLQDEKAGLIAVLFRQAIEVNNPLPMQFLINQGDIVNSPLCDISRLARTINTRTTLDQDQDGNYPLHLAAHLGHEEAVEVLVNNRAELNLLNSRGKTPAHIAFLEKKFPILEYLVNAGADVNFGMQHNGWTLLHLASEKGNTNLVRLLLSKEAKVDQLTKGGWTALLVACSNGAEGAVELLLASGASVKNITPERGETALHLAARLDNPRILTMLIAANADPNARNEFGQTPLMCACNQVQTGNVRVLLDKGADPRLTTNSGDTAAHELFQITSAGDKSQLEILKLLDGHGSVTLCELNTRGDTPLHNACFSEGYPESVQFLIDKNPKGVNQLNKEGDSPLCVTTMCVHSQRNLRVVEVLLANGAKPNRYGPKTVSALFNVCRHVNWDECTDYSAVLAIARLLISKGANINENILGIRRSITPLEEAIIAGADEMVELLLASGATVDPENLTKIYYAIGDSSRYIVRIFGMLLAKLDNLENCVSQINSVLKFSGRDRSYMEDLILNKQKLDNARREFKSSLDFAIAIQGKVQNGPYVGQPTRDLREILQIYSRMDKTNSDDYRMLVNRCVELKTKNHPLTVAAINLMRAWEARNQRPDYKNRQISLR
- the map gene encoding type I methionyl aminopeptidase, with amino-acid sequence MTIHINSPAEIEKMRIAGRLAAEVLEMITPHVVPGITTEALDKICHDYIVDVQDAYPASLGYKGFPKSVCTSLNHVICHGIPGPRELKKGDILNIDVIVRKDGYHGDTSKMFFLGEPSILAKRLVTVTQECLYLGIELVKPGVHLGDIGAAIQAHAEKNRFSVVREFCGHGVGTKIHDDPQILHYGKAGTGEIIEPGMIFTIEPMINAGKRDLKILPDGWTVVTKDHKLSAQWEHTILVTETGNEILTLRKEETIR
- a CDS encoding DNA polymerase IV, with amino-acid sequence MTTKTEAPWPRAIILIDMNAFFASVEQMDFPELRGQPVAITNGRQGSCVITCSYEARRFGVKTGMRLFEARELCPEIIQCAARPHRYAELSTLIMEALNDITPDIEVFSVDEAFLDVSRCQRLSGSPIAMAQRAKQRVLEVSGLSCSVGLSGDKTTAKYAAKLQKPDGFQVIYPWEAKARLRNVPVTELCGIAKGIGRFLASYGVITCGDIDKIPISILSKRFGNLGRRIWYMCQGADPEPLRMHVADPKSIGHGKVIPPNTTDERLIKMYLLHMSEKVAARLRRNQMAASHFFIGLRGMHWDWIATKAKLAYPCADGRCIYDLCQQFMEEHWHGEPLSQVQITALDPKPDSQQLDLFMPNDRVRRSTNKAVDKINEHYGEFTIAPARLLGRSSMPNVISPAWKPFGHRQSI